A window of the Desulfobacterales bacterium genome harbors these coding sequences:
- the glyQ gene encoding glycine--tRNA ligase subunit alpha has translation MNFQNVILSLQNFWANKGCIIAQPYDIEVGAGTFHSATLLRAIGPEPWKVAYVQPSRRPTDGRYGENPNRLQHYYQFQVILKPSPFDVQEQYLSSLETLGIDCLEHDIRFVEDDWESPTLGASGLGWEVWLDGMEITQFTYFQMAGSIELHPISVEITYGLERIAMYLQKIDNVYDLKWNDTLFYGDVHHQQEVEQSYYNFEKADVKMLFELFSKYEEESKRIINESLVLPAYEYCLKCSHAFNILDARGAISVTERTGYIARIRNLARLCAEAYLNQRNSKGFPLMNRVWR, from the coding sequence ATGAATTTTCAAAATGTTATATTATCGTTACAAAATTTTTGGGCTAATAAAGGCTGTATTATCGCCCAGCCCTATGATATTGAAGTAGGAGCTGGAACTTTTCATTCTGCTACTTTGCTTAGAGCTATTGGGCCTGAACCATGGAAAGTAGCCTATGTTCAGCCTTCAAGACGTCCTACTGACGGAAGATATGGAGAAAATCCAAACCGTCTTCAACATTATTATCAATTTCAAGTAATTTTAAAACCGTCTCCTTTTGATGTTCAGGAGCAATATTTAAGCAGTCTGGAAACTCTTGGGATTGACTGTCTTGAGCATGATATCCGATTTGTCGAAGATGACTGGGAATCTCCAACTTTAGGTGCTTCAGGTCTCGGATGGGAAGTATGGCTCGACGGAATGGAGATAACGCAGTTTACTTATTTTCAAATGGCTGGAAGCATTGAGCTTCATCCAATATCTGTTGAAATTACCTATGGACTTGAAAGAATAGCCATGTATTTGCAAAAAATAGATAATGTTTATGACTTGAAGTGGAATGACACTTTATTTTATGGAGATGTTCATCATCAGCAAGAAGTTGAACAATCCTATTATAATTTTGAAAAAGCTGATGTAAAAATGCTTTTTGAGCTTTTTTCAAAATACGAAGAAGAGTCTAAACGTATTATAAACGAGTCCCTTGTTCTTCCAGCTTATGAATATTGCTTGAAATGCTCCCATGCCTTTAATATTTTAGATGCAAGGGGTGCGATAAGCGTTACTGAAAGAACTGGATATATTGCAAGGATAAGAAATCTTGCTCGGCTTTGTGCTGAAGCTTATTTAAATCAGCGAAATTCTAAAGGCTTCCCTTTGATGAATAGAGTCTGGAGGTAA